One Apodemus sylvaticus chromosome 14, mApoSyl1.1, whole genome shotgun sequence DNA window includes the following coding sequences:
- the Gdi2 gene encoding rab GDP dissociation inhibitor beta, producing MNEEYDVIVLGTGLTECILSGIMSVNGKKVLHMDQNPYYGGESASITPLEDLYKRFKLPGQPPASMGRGRDWNVDLIPKFLMANGQLVKMLLFTEVTRYMDFKVIEGSFVYKGGKIYKVPSTEAEALASSLMGLFEKRRFRKFLVYVANFDEKDPRTFEGVDPKKTSMRDVYKKFDLGQDVIDFTGHSLALYRTDDYLDQPCCDTINRIKLYSESLARYGKSPYLYPLYGLGELPQGFARLSAIYGGTYMLNKPIEEIIVQNGKVVGVKSEGEIARCKQLICDPSYVKDRVEKVGQVIRVICILSHPIKNTNDANSCQIIIPQNQVNRKSDIYVCMISFAHNVAAQGKYIAIVSTTVETKEPEKEIRPALELLEPIEQKFVSISDLFVPKDLGTDSQIFISRAYDATTHFETTCDDIKDIYKRMTGSEFDFEEMKRKKNDIYGED from the exons ATGAATGAGGAATACGACGTGATCGTGCTGGGCACCGGCCTGACG GAATGCATCCTGTCGGGGATAATGTCAGTGAATGGAAAGAAGGTTCTGCATATGGACCAGAACCCGTACTATGGAGGGGAGAGCGCATCCATAACCCCGCTGGAAGAT tTATACAAAAGATTTAAATTACCAGGACAACCGCCAGCATcaatggggagaggaagagactggAATGTTGACTTAATTCCCAAGTTCCTTATGGCCAACG GTCAGTTGGTGAAGATGCTGCTTTTCACAGAGGTCACTCGTTACATGGACTTCAAAGTGATTGAAGGGAGCTTTGTCTATAAGGGAGGAAAAATCTATAAGGTTCCTTCCACTGAAGCAGAAGCCCTGGCATCTA gcTTAATGGGACTGTTTGAGAAACGccgcttcaggaagttcctggtTTATGTTGCCAACTTTGATGAAAAAGATCCTAGAACTTTCGAGGGTGTTGACCCTAAGAAGACGTCCATGAGAGATGTGTATAAAAAGTTTGATTTGGGCCAAGACGTTATAGACTTTACTGGCCATTCCCTTGCACTGTACAGAACAGATGA CTACTTAGATCAGCCGTGTTGTGATACAATTAATAGAATCAAACTTTACAGCGAGTCTTTGGCAAGATATGGTAAAAGCCCATACCTCTATCCACTTTATGGTCTTGGAGAATTGCCGCAAGGATTTGCAAG gTTAAGTGCTATATATGGAGGTACCTACATGTTGAATAAACCAATTGAAGAAATCATTGTGCAAAATGGAAAAGTAGTTGGCGTAAAATCTGAAGGAGAG ATTGCTCGCTGTAAGCAGCTcatctgtgatcccagctatGTAAAAGATCGGGTTGAAAAAGTGGGCCAGGTAATCAGAGTGATCTGTATCCTTAGCCACCCTATCAAGAACACCAATGATGCCAACTCCTGCCAGATCATCATTCCACAGAACCAAGTCAACCGCAAGTCAG ATATCTATGTTTGCATGATCTCCTTTGCACATAATGTGGCAGCACAGGGCAAGTATATTGCCATTGTAAGTACAACTGTGGAGACCAAGGAaccagagaaagaaatcagaccaGCTTTGGAGCTCTTGGAACCAATTGAACAGAA ATTTGTCAGCATCAGTGACCTCTTTGTACCTAAAGATTTGGGAACAGACAGTCAG ATCTTCATTTCCCGTGCCTATGATGCTACCACACACTTTGAGACAACCTGTGATGACATTAAAGATATCTATAAGAGGATGACAGGATCTGAGTTTGACTTTGAAGAAATGAAGCGCAAGAAGAATGACATTTATGGAGAAGACTAA